A section of the Scleropages formosus chromosome 12, fSclFor1.1, whole genome shotgun sequence genome encodes:
- the rnft2 gene encoding E3 ubiquitin-protein ligase RNFT2 isoform X2 — translation MACLLKGVPSGNVTSVPFQAAGLVLGSPPEVFIQMATSSHEEGPHRPESTPFLPRLPQHHHHHHHHHHHHHQPSQHRSSLLHAATGERHGSGDDGAEDSSTPAPALSELRAIISWLQKGFPFILILLSKVCFQHKLGIAVCIGMASTFAFANSTVKHQVSLREKRSVFVTLWILVFLMGNTVYLYYTFSTQELHNSLFFAKPNIESFDFFDLIWVVGITDFVLKYLTIGLKCFVLFLPKILLAFKSRGKLYLVIEELSQLFRALVPIQLWYKYIMGEDPSSSYFLGATLIVIYSLCKSFDICGRIAAIRKAVVILCSSQSYGVRANTQQCSEAGDICTICQAEFRDPVALLCQHVFCEDCLCLWFERERTCPLCRSTAVESLRSWKDGTTSAHFQIY, via the exons GAGTCCCCTCTGGAAACGTGACCTCCGTCCCTTTCCAGGCAGCCGGGCTGGTGCTGGGGTCTCCACCGGAAGTGTTCATCCAGATGGCCACATCTTCCCATGAGGAGGGCCCCCACAGGCCAGAGAGCACCCCTTTCCTTCCAAGGCTTCCCcagcatcaccaccaccaccatcaccaccatcaccaccaccaccagccctCTCAGCACCGCTCCTCCCTGCTGCATGCAGCCACTGGTGAGCGCCACGGCAGCGGGGACGATGGGGCAGAGGACTCCTCAACGCCAGCGCCTGCTCTTTCTGAGCTCCGGGCCATCATATCTTGGTTGCAGAAAGGTTTCCCGTTCATTCTCATCCTCCTCTCCAAGGTCTGCTTTCAGCATAAGCTTG GGATTGCCGTGTGCATTGGGATGGCCAGCACATTTGCATTTGCCAATTCGACAGTAAAGCATCAGGTTTCATTACGG GAAAAGAGGTCAGTTTTTGTCACACTCTGGATTCTGGTCTTCCTGATGGGAAACACGGTGTACCTTTACTACACGTTCAGCACGCAGGAGCTGCACAACAG CCTGTTCTTTGCAAAGCCCAACATCGAGAGCTTTGATTTCTTCGACTTGATCTGGGTGGTGGGGATCACCGACTTTGTTCTGAAGTACCTCACCATTGGGCTCAAGTGCTTTGTCCTGTTCCTGCCAAAGATACTCCTCGCTTTCAAGTCCAGG GGGAAGTTATACCTGGTCATTGAGGAGCTGAGCCAGCTGTTTCGAGCCCTGGTACCCATACAGTTGTGGTATAAATATATTATGGGGGAGGACCCTTCAAGCAGCTACTTCCTGGGAGCCACACTAATTGTGATCTACAGCCTCTGCAAG TCTTTTGACATCTGCGGACGAATTGCAGCAATACGAAAAGCGGTGGTAATACTGTGCAGCTCCCAG AGCTACGGGGTGAGAGCCAATACTCAACAGTGCAGCGAAGCAGGAGACATCTGCACCATTTGCCAGGCCGAGTTCCGTGATCCGGTAGCTCTCCTCTGCCAG CATGTCTTCTGCGAAGACTGTCTGTGCCTGTGGTTTGAGCGTGAGCGCACGTGTCCCCTGTGTCGCTCCACGGCCGTCGAGAGCCTACGTTCCTGGAAGGATGGAACCACTTCCGCTCACTTCCAGATCTACTAG
- the rnft2 gene encoding E3 ubiquitin-protein ligase RNFT2 isoform X1, which produces MQRRHSSNTDGMPPERSRSQTLGSESSLDEGGVFDCLKPDAPSPQQLFSGLVGVPSGNVTSVPFQAAGLVLGSPPEVFIQMATSSHEEGPHRPESTPFLPRLPQHHHHHHHHHHHHHQPSQHRSSLLHAATGERHGSGDDGAEDSSTPAPALSELRAIISWLQKGFPFILILLSKVCFQHKLGIAVCIGMASTFAFANSTVKHQVSLREKRSVFVTLWILVFLMGNTVYLYYTFSTQELHNSLFFAKPNIESFDFFDLIWVVGITDFVLKYLTIGLKCFVLFLPKILLAFKSRGKLYLVIEELSQLFRALVPIQLWYKYIMGEDPSSSYFLGATLIVIYSLCKSFDICGRIAAIRKAVVILCSSQSYGVRANTQQCSEAGDICTICQAEFRDPVALLCQHVFCEDCLCLWFERERTCPLCRSTAVESLRSWKDGTTSAHFQIY; this is translated from the exons GAGTCGGAGCCAGACCCTGGGGTCAGAGAGCAGTCTAGATGAGGGCGGAGTCTTCGACTGCCTGAAACCTGATGCCCCCTCGCCTCAGCAGCTTTTCTCCGGCCTCGTAGGAGTCCCCTCTGGAAACGTGACCTCCGTCCCTTTCCAGGCAGCCGGGCTGGTGCTGGGGTCTCCACCGGAAGTGTTCATCCAGATGGCCACATCTTCCCATGAGGAGGGCCCCCACAGGCCAGAGAGCACCCCTTTCCTTCCAAGGCTTCCCcagcatcaccaccaccaccatcaccaccatcaccaccaccaccagccctCTCAGCACCGCTCCTCCCTGCTGCATGCAGCCACTGGTGAGCGCCACGGCAGCGGGGACGATGGGGCAGAGGACTCCTCAACGCCAGCGCCTGCTCTTTCTGAGCTCCGGGCCATCATATCTTGGTTGCAGAAAGGTTTCCCGTTCATTCTCATCCTCCTCTCCAAGGTCTGCTTTCAGCATAAGCTTG GGATTGCCGTGTGCATTGGGATGGCCAGCACATTTGCATTTGCCAATTCGACAGTAAAGCATCAGGTTTCATTACGG GAAAAGAGGTCAGTTTTTGTCACACTCTGGATTCTGGTCTTCCTGATGGGAAACACGGTGTACCTTTACTACACGTTCAGCACGCAGGAGCTGCACAACAG CCTGTTCTTTGCAAAGCCCAACATCGAGAGCTTTGATTTCTTCGACTTGATCTGGGTGGTGGGGATCACCGACTTTGTTCTGAAGTACCTCACCATTGGGCTCAAGTGCTTTGTCCTGTTCCTGCCAAAGATACTCCTCGCTTTCAAGTCCAGG GGGAAGTTATACCTGGTCATTGAGGAGCTGAGCCAGCTGTTTCGAGCCCTGGTACCCATACAGTTGTGGTATAAATATATTATGGGGGAGGACCCTTCAAGCAGCTACTTCCTGGGAGCCACACTAATTGTGATCTACAGCCTCTGCAAG TCTTTTGACATCTGCGGACGAATTGCAGCAATACGAAAAGCGGTGGTAATACTGTGCAGCTCCCAG AGCTACGGGGTGAGAGCCAATACTCAACAGTGCAGCGAAGCAGGAGACATCTGCACCATTTGCCAGGCCGAGTTCCGTGATCCGGTAGCTCTCCTCTGCCAG CATGTCTTCTGCGAAGACTGTCTGTGCCTGTGGTTTGAGCGTGAGCGCACGTGTCCCCTGTGTCGCTCCACGGCCGTCGAGAGCCTACGTTCCTGGAAGGATGGAACCACTTCCGCTCACTTCCAGATCTACTAG